The Devosia sp. YIM 151766 genome includes a region encoding these proteins:
- a CDS encoding polyprenyl synthetase family protein, with amino-acid sequence MYDFSADSADCARAVEAGLSDYLTGARLSGPGPAAERLVEAMRHGSLEGGKRLRPLLVRQAAAIFSVPREAALPAGMAVEMVHCYSLIHDDLPAMDDDDLRRGRPSVHKQYDEATAILAGDALLAQAFAVLADPHCHADPAVRVALIAELAQGGGAGGMVGGQMRDIEGESGGLTEGEIAVMQAMKTGALIRASVRMGALLGGADARALSALTAYAEAAGRAFQLADDILDVTATPEIMGKATGKDAGAGKQTLVARLGVEAARQMLDDIVADAISALRTFGPRADGLRATARYFAAREK; translated from the coding sequence ATGTATGACTTTTCCGCCGACAGCGCCGATTGCGCCCGCGCCGTGGAGGCCGGGCTTTCCGATTATCTGACCGGCGCCAGGCTGTCCGGCCCGGGTCCCGCCGCCGAAAGGCTGGTGGAAGCCATGCGGCATGGGAGCCTCGAAGGCGGCAAGCGCTTGCGGCCGCTCCTGGTGCGGCAGGCGGCGGCGATCTTCTCGGTGCCGCGCGAGGCGGCGCTGCCGGCCGGAATGGCCGTGGAAATGGTGCATTGCTATTCGCTGATCCATGACGACCTGCCCGCCATGGACGACGACGATTTGCGGCGCGGCCGGCCCAGCGTGCATAAGCAATATGACGAGGCCACCGCCATCCTGGCGGGGGACGCCCTGTTGGCCCAGGCCTTTGCCGTTCTGGCCGATCCCCATTGCCATGCCGATCCCGCCGTGCGCGTGGCGCTGATCGCCGAACTGGCGCAAGGCGGCGGCGCCGGCGGCATGGTGGGCGGACAGATGCGCGACATCGAAGGGGAAAGCGGCGGCCTCACCGAAGGCGAGATCGCCGTCATGCAGGCCATGAAGACCGGGGCGCTGATCCGGGCCTCGGTACGGATGGGCGCCCTGCTCGGCGGCGCCGATGCCCGGGCGCTCTCGGCGCTCACCGCCTATGCCGAAGCGGCCGGCCGCGCCTTCCAGCTGGCCGACGACATTCTCGACGTGACCGCGACGCCCGAAATCATGGGCAAGGCCACCGGCAAGGATGCGGGCGCCGGCAAGCAGACCCTGGTGGCCCGGCTCGGCGTCGAGGCGGCGCGGCAGATGCTGGACGACATCGTCGCCGACGCCATTTCGGCGCTGCGCACTTTCGGCCCCCGGG